Proteins from a single region of Malaclemys terrapin pileata isolate rMalTer1 chromosome 23, rMalTer1.hap1, whole genome shotgun sequence:
- the LOC128828176 gene encoding ultra-long-chain fatty acid omega-hydroxylase-like isoform X2, which yields MLPLTDWVLELLSMERTPFRAYTISALLLALLALLFRTLLQLGSSWHRYYVNCQRLRCFPEPPRRNWLLGHLGMGQNTEEGMQYVDELIGRYSHSCLWWFGPWFPILRLFHPEVVKPMLLESAAIAPKDYVFYGFLKPWLGDGLLLSNGAKWVRHRRMLTPAFHFDILKPYMKIFNQSTDIMHAKWRQLVASGSTSLDMFGQVSLMTLDSLQKCVFSYNSNCQETPSDYIAAILELSSLVVRRQHRLLLHWDFLYYLTPDGRRFRRACDTVHRFTANVVQRRHQALSRLGREAWLKSKQGKTVDFIDILLLAKDEDGQDLSDEDIAAEADTFMFEGHDTTASGLSWVLYNLACHPEYQERCREEIKDLMRDKESEEIEWEDLSQMPFSTMCIKESLRLHPPVTAVSRRCTEDIKMPDGRVLPKGNVCLISIYGTHHNPAVWPEPQVYNPHRFDPENSKNQPPLAFMPFSAGPRNCIGQNFAMAEMKVVLALTLLRFAVRLDESRPVRRKPELILRSENGLWLHLEPLGFSRESQPSAPRS from the exons ATGCTGCCGCTCACGGACTGGGTGctagagctgctgagcatggaacgGACCCCCTTCCGTGCCTACACCatctctgccctgctccttgccctgctggccctgctcttccgcaccctcctgcagctggggagctCCTGGCACCGCTACTATGTGAACTGCCAGCGGCTGCGCTGCTTCCCGGAGCCCCCGCGTCGCAACTGGCTGCTGGGGCACTTGGGGATG GGTCAGAACACGGAGGAGGGGATGCAGTACGTAGATGAGCTCATCGGGCGCTACAGCCACTCCTGCCTTTGGTGGTTTGGCCCCTGGTTTCCCATTCTGCGGCTCTTCCACCCAGAGGTCGTTAAACCCATGCTGCTGGAGTCAG CTGCCATCGCACCCAAGGACTACGTGTTCTATGGCTtcctgaagccctggctgg GGGACGGCTTGCTGCTGAGCAATGGTGCGAAATGGGTGCGGCACCGGCGCATGCTGACGCCAGCCTTCCACTTTGACATCCTGAAGCCCTACATGAAGATCTTCAACCAGAGCACTGACATCATGCAT GCCAAGTGGCGCCAGCTGGTGGCGTCAGGCTCCACCTCCCTGGACATGTTTGGACAGGTCAGCCTCATGACCCTGGACAGTCTGCAGAAATGTGTCTTCAGCTACAACAGCAACTGCCAGGA GACGCCCAGTGACTACATCGCGGCCATCCTGGAGCTCAGCTCCCTGGTGGTGCGACGCCAGCACCGCCTGCTCCTGCACTGGGACTTCCTGTACTACCTGACGCCCGACGGGCGGCGCTTCCGGCGCGCCTGCGACACCGTGCACCGCTTCACAGCCAACGTGGTGCAGCGGCGCCACCAGGCCCTGAGCCGCCTGGGCAGGGAGGCCTGGCTCAAATCCAAGCAGGGCAAGACGGTGGACTTCATTGACATCCTGCTCCTGGCCAAG GATGAGGACGGCCAGGACCTGTCAGATGAGGACATCGCAGCCGAGGCCGACACCTTCATGTTTGAGG GCCACGACACCACAGCCAGCGGCCTCTCCTGGGTGCTGTATAACCTGGCCTGTCACCCCGAGTACCAGGAGCGCTGCCGGGAGGAGATCAAGGACTTAATGCGGGACAAGGAGTCGGAGGAGATTGAATG GGAGGACCTGTCCCAGATGCCCTTCTCCACCATGTGCATCAAGGAGAGTCTGCGCCTGCACCCGCCTGTCACGGCCGTGTCACGGCGCTGCACCGAGGACATCAAAATGCCTGACGGACGTGTCCTACCCAAAG GGAACGTCTGTCTGATCAGTATCTACGGGACGCATCACAATCCTGCTGTCTGGCCAGAGCCCCAG GTCTATAACCCGCACCGCTTCGACCCAGAGAACTCCAAGAACCAGCCCCCGCTGGCCTTCATGCCCTTCTCTGCTGGACCCAG GAACTGCATCGGGCAGAACTTCGCCATGGCAGAGATGAAGGTGGTGCTGGCGCTGACGCTGCTGCGCTTCGCTGTGCGGCTGGATGAGAGCAGGCCTGTGCGGCGCAAGCCCGAGCTGATCCTGCGCAGCGAGAACGGGCTGTGGCTGCACCTGGAGCCGCTGGGGTTTAGCCGTGAAAGCCAGCCCTCCGCACCGCGCTCCTAG
- the LOC128828176 gene encoding ultra-long-chain fatty acid omega-hydroxylase-like isoform X1 — protein sequence MLPLTDWVLELLSMERTPFRAYTISALLLALLALLFRTLLQLGSSWHRYYVNCQRLRCFPEPPRRNWLLGHLGMFIPGEEGLSLVSQTVATLSQAFVTWMGPFLPVLSLVHPDYLKPITTASAAIAPKDYVFYGFLKPWLGDGLLLSNGAKWVRHRRMLTPAFHFDILKPYMKIFNQSTDIMHAKWRQLVASGSTSLDMFGQVSLMTLDSLQKCVFSYNSNCQETPSDYIAAILELSSLVVRRQHRLLLHWDFLYYLTPDGRRFRRACDTVHRFTANVVQRRHQALSRLGREAWLKSKQGKTVDFIDILLLAKDEDGQDLSDEDIAAEADTFMFEGHDTTASGLSWVLYNLACHPEYQERCREEIKDLMRDKESEEIEWEDLSQMPFSTMCIKESLRLHPPVTAVSRRCTEDIKMPDGRVLPKGNVCLISIYGTHHNPAVWPEPQVYNPHRFDPENSKNQPPLAFMPFSAGPRNCIGQNFAMAEMKVVLALTLLRFAVRLDESRPVRRKPELILRSENGLWLHLEPLGFSRESQPSAPRS from the exons ATGCTGCCGCTCACGGACTGGGTGctagagctgctgagcatggaacgGACCCCCTTCCGTGCCTACACCatctctgccctgctccttgccctgctggccctgctcttccgcaccctcctgcagctggggagctCCTGGCACCGCTACTATGTGAACTGCCAGCGGCTGCGCTGCTTCCCGGAGCCCCCGCGTCGCAACTGGCTGCTGGGGCACTTGGGGATG TTCATACCTGGTGAGGAGGGGCTGAGCTTGGTGTCCCAAACAGTGGCTACATTATCCCAGGCCTTTGTGACATGGATGGGGCCCTTCCTACCAGTCCTGTCCCTGGTGCACCCTGATTACCTCAAGCCGATCACAACAGCCTCAG CTGCCATCGCACCCAAGGACTACGTGTTCTATGGCTtcctgaagccctggctgg GGGACGGCTTGCTGCTGAGCAATGGTGCGAAATGGGTGCGGCACCGGCGCATGCTGACGCCAGCCTTCCACTTTGACATCCTGAAGCCCTACATGAAGATCTTCAACCAGAGCACTGACATCATGCAT GCCAAGTGGCGCCAGCTGGTGGCGTCAGGCTCCACCTCCCTGGACATGTTTGGACAGGTCAGCCTCATGACCCTGGACAGTCTGCAGAAATGTGTCTTCAGCTACAACAGCAACTGCCAGGA GACGCCCAGTGACTACATCGCGGCCATCCTGGAGCTCAGCTCCCTGGTGGTGCGACGCCAGCACCGCCTGCTCCTGCACTGGGACTTCCTGTACTACCTGACGCCCGACGGGCGGCGCTTCCGGCGCGCCTGCGACACCGTGCACCGCTTCACAGCCAACGTGGTGCAGCGGCGCCACCAGGCCCTGAGCCGCCTGGGCAGGGAGGCCTGGCTCAAATCCAAGCAGGGCAAGACGGTGGACTTCATTGACATCCTGCTCCTGGCCAAG GATGAGGACGGCCAGGACCTGTCAGATGAGGACATCGCAGCCGAGGCCGACACCTTCATGTTTGAGG GCCACGACACCACAGCCAGCGGCCTCTCCTGGGTGCTGTATAACCTGGCCTGTCACCCCGAGTACCAGGAGCGCTGCCGGGAGGAGATCAAGGACTTAATGCGGGACAAGGAGTCGGAGGAGATTGAATG GGAGGACCTGTCCCAGATGCCCTTCTCCACCATGTGCATCAAGGAGAGTCTGCGCCTGCACCCGCCTGTCACGGCCGTGTCACGGCGCTGCACCGAGGACATCAAAATGCCTGACGGACGTGTCCTACCCAAAG GGAACGTCTGTCTGATCAGTATCTACGGGACGCATCACAATCCTGCTGTCTGGCCAGAGCCCCAG GTCTATAACCCGCACCGCTTCGACCCAGAGAACTCCAAGAACCAGCCCCCGCTGGCCTTCATGCCCTTCTCTGCTGGACCCAG GAACTGCATCGGGCAGAACTTCGCCATGGCAGAGATGAAGGTGGTGCTGGCGCTGACGCTGCTGCGCTTCGCTGTGCGGCTGGATGAGAGCAGGCCTGTGCGGCGCAAGCCCGAGCTGATCCTGCGCAGCGAGAACGGGCTGTGGCTGCACCTGGAGCCGCTGGGGTTTAGCCGTGAAAGCCAGCCCTCCGCACCGCGCTCCTAG
- the LOC128828176 gene encoding ultra-long-chain fatty acid omega-hydroxylase-like isoform X3, which yields MQYVDELIGRYSHSCLWWFGPWFPILRLFHPEVVKPMLLESAAIAPKDYVFYGFLKPWLGDGLLLSNGAKWVRHRRMLTPAFHFDILKPYMKIFNQSTDIMHAKWRQLVASGSTSLDMFGQVSLMTLDSLQKCVFSYNSNCQETPSDYIAAILELSSLVVRRQHRLLLHWDFLYYLTPDGRRFRRACDTVHRFTANVVQRRHQALSRLGREAWLKSKQGKTVDFIDILLLAKDEDGQDLSDEDIAAEADTFMFEGHDTTASGLSWVLYNLACHPEYQERCREEIKDLMRDKESEEIEWEDLSQMPFSTMCIKESLRLHPPVTAVSRRCTEDIKMPDGRVLPKGNVCLISIYGTHHNPAVWPEPQVYNPHRFDPENSKNQPPLAFMPFSAGPRNCIGQNFAMAEMKVVLALTLLRFAVRLDESRPVRRKPELILRSENGLWLHLEPLGFSRESQPSAPRS from the exons ATGCAGTACGTAGATGAGCTCATCGGGCGCTACAGCCACTCCTGCCTTTGGTGGTTTGGCCCCTGGTTTCCCATTCTGCGGCTCTTCCACCCAGAGGTCGTTAAACCCATGCTGCTGGAGTCAG CTGCCATCGCACCCAAGGACTACGTGTTCTATGGCTtcctgaagccctggctgg GGGACGGCTTGCTGCTGAGCAATGGTGCGAAATGGGTGCGGCACCGGCGCATGCTGACGCCAGCCTTCCACTTTGACATCCTGAAGCCCTACATGAAGATCTTCAACCAGAGCACTGACATCATGCAT GCCAAGTGGCGCCAGCTGGTGGCGTCAGGCTCCACCTCCCTGGACATGTTTGGACAGGTCAGCCTCATGACCCTGGACAGTCTGCAGAAATGTGTCTTCAGCTACAACAGCAACTGCCAGGA GACGCCCAGTGACTACATCGCGGCCATCCTGGAGCTCAGCTCCCTGGTGGTGCGACGCCAGCACCGCCTGCTCCTGCACTGGGACTTCCTGTACTACCTGACGCCCGACGGGCGGCGCTTCCGGCGCGCCTGCGACACCGTGCACCGCTTCACAGCCAACGTGGTGCAGCGGCGCCACCAGGCCCTGAGCCGCCTGGGCAGGGAGGCCTGGCTCAAATCCAAGCAGGGCAAGACGGTGGACTTCATTGACATCCTGCTCCTGGCCAAG GATGAGGACGGCCAGGACCTGTCAGATGAGGACATCGCAGCCGAGGCCGACACCTTCATGTTTGAGG GCCACGACACCACAGCCAGCGGCCTCTCCTGGGTGCTGTATAACCTGGCCTGTCACCCCGAGTACCAGGAGCGCTGCCGGGAGGAGATCAAGGACTTAATGCGGGACAAGGAGTCGGAGGAGATTGAATG GGAGGACCTGTCCCAGATGCCCTTCTCCACCATGTGCATCAAGGAGAGTCTGCGCCTGCACCCGCCTGTCACGGCCGTGTCACGGCGCTGCACCGAGGACATCAAAATGCCTGACGGACGTGTCCTACCCAAAG GGAACGTCTGTCTGATCAGTATCTACGGGACGCATCACAATCCTGCTGTCTGGCCAGAGCCCCAG GTCTATAACCCGCACCGCTTCGACCCAGAGAACTCCAAGAACCAGCCCCCGCTGGCCTTCATGCCCTTCTCTGCTGGACCCAG GAACTGCATCGGGCAGAACTTCGCCATGGCAGAGATGAAGGTGGTGCTGGCGCTGACGCTGCTGCGCTTCGCTGTGCGGCTGGATGAGAGCAGGCCTGTGCGGCGCAAGCCCGAGCTGATCCTGCGCAGCGAGAACGGGCTGTGGCTGCACCTGGAGCCGCTGGGGTTTAGCCGTGAAAGCCAGCCCTCCGCACCGCGCTCCTAG
- the LOC128828176 gene encoding ultra-long-chain fatty acid omega-hydroxylase-like isoform X4: MLTPAFHFDILKPYMKIFNQSTDIMHAKWRQLVASGSTSLDMFGQVSLMTLDSLQKCVFSYNSNCQETPSDYIAAILELSSLVVRRQHRLLLHWDFLYYLTPDGRRFRRACDTVHRFTANVVQRRHQALSRLGREAWLKSKQGKTVDFIDILLLAKDEDGQDLSDEDIAAEADTFMFEGHDTTASGLSWVLYNLACHPEYQERCREEIKDLMRDKESEEIEWEDLSQMPFSTMCIKESLRLHPPVTAVSRRCTEDIKMPDGRVLPKGNVCLISIYGTHHNPAVWPEPQVYNPHRFDPENSKNQPPLAFMPFSAGPRNCIGQNFAMAEMKVVLALTLLRFAVRLDESRPVRRKPELILRSENGLWLHLEPLGFSRESQPSAPRS; encoded by the exons ATGCTGACGCCAGCCTTCCACTTTGACATCCTGAAGCCCTACATGAAGATCTTCAACCAGAGCACTGACATCATGCAT GCCAAGTGGCGCCAGCTGGTGGCGTCAGGCTCCACCTCCCTGGACATGTTTGGACAGGTCAGCCTCATGACCCTGGACAGTCTGCAGAAATGTGTCTTCAGCTACAACAGCAACTGCCAGGA GACGCCCAGTGACTACATCGCGGCCATCCTGGAGCTCAGCTCCCTGGTGGTGCGACGCCAGCACCGCCTGCTCCTGCACTGGGACTTCCTGTACTACCTGACGCCCGACGGGCGGCGCTTCCGGCGCGCCTGCGACACCGTGCACCGCTTCACAGCCAACGTGGTGCAGCGGCGCCACCAGGCCCTGAGCCGCCTGGGCAGGGAGGCCTGGCTCAAATCCAAGCAGGGCAAGACGGTGGACTTCATTGACATCCTGCTCCTGGCCAAG GATGAGGACGGCCAGGACCTGTCAGATGAGGACATCGCAGCCGAGGCCGACACCTTCATGTTTGAGG GCCACGACACCACAGCCAGCGGCCTCTCCTGGGTGCTGTATAACCTGGCCTGTCACCCCGAGTACCAGGAGCGCTGCCGGGAGGAGATCAAGGACTTAATGCGGGACAAGGAGTCGGAGGAGATTGAATG GGAGGACCTGTCCCAGATGCCCTTCTCCACCATGTGCATCAAGGAGAGTCTGCGCCTGCACCCGCCTGTCACGGCCGTGTCACGGCGCTGCACCGAGGACATCAAAATGCCTGACGGACGTGTCCTACCCAAAG GGAACGTCTGTCTGATCAGTATCTACGGGACGCATCACAATCCTGCTGTCTGGCCAGAGCCCCAG GTCTATAACCCGCACCGCTTCGACCCAGAGAACTCCAAGAACCAGCCCCCGCTGGCCTTCATGCCCTTCTCTGCTGGACCCAG GAACTGCATCGGGCAGAACTTCGCCATGGCAGAGATGAAGGTGGTGCTGGCGCTGACGCTGCTGCGCTTCGCTGTGCGGCTGGATGAGAGCAGGCCTGTGCGGCGCAAGCCCGAGCTGATCCTGCGCAGCGAGAACGGGCTGTGGCTGCACCTGGAGCCGCTGGGGTTTAGCCGTGAAAGCCAGCCCTCCGCACCGCGCTCCTAG